The nucleotide window AGGCCATCAGGTTAGCCTCCAAAACTTCACCTTTGAGGTTAGTCACAAGGTAAGCCTGAGGTGCAAATCGAAATAGGTGTTCGTACCGCCCCCGCTCAACATTAGCCGTTTCCACCGCGTAGGCTAAAGAATCGTTTTGCTGCTGTAGCTCCTCCACCGCAACCTGCAGCTCTTCCACAGCAATCCCCAACTCCTTAAACGCAGCAGCAGTGACCTCCGGGTCAGCACAGGAAAAAGACTCATCTCCGTTCAACATGAGATTGAGCCGTTGAGTCAGAGAAGAAACTTGCTCAGAAAAGCGATCAATATTCATCAAACTATACTGGAGACTCCATTTGAGGCATCTACCAGCCGCAGACAAAATCGAGCAGCGACAGCCAGGATACCTACAATTTTTTCATTATTTAGCGGTTACTTAAATCATACCGACAGATTTATTCACATTCCTCCCTCATTGGAGCCAATCTCCATTTACAAGTGTCAATAAACACACCATCGGGGCGTTTACTGAGAACTACTAAGATATCGCTAGAGGTTTTTGAGCTGCATTATTTCCCTCTTCACTAAGCCAAGTTTCTATTGGATTAACAGATAATCTCTATCGACCATTAACTGCCCAAAAGCACCCTTTGATTTAGCTTTTTCGACTTCTCCTATGGTTTCAATAGAAGAAAATTTTACAACCCACTTTCTATCTCATTCTCAAGATAGATGCCTACTGCCAAAATAGCTGATTTTAGTTGAATAGTGCAGCCGTCTCTGCAAGAGCAAGGGTATAGATTCTGCGAAAAACCGTCAAATATTCGGAATTTGCCTAGAAGTAAGGCCTAAAGCCCTAAACAGGTTTTCAGTCAATTACTCCATTTAGAAGATATTTTAGAAGCAGAAAAACCTGTTTAATGTTTCCCGCTCCTGTCACAAGGCTGAATAAGAAGAAAGTTTAATTTATCTTTTGGACAAAACCTGAGGAATACTTTTATAAAATAATTGAGTTATCTAACGCTTCTGCCCACTCTATTCAGCCGAAGTGAAACCTGCCAAAAGAGATAAGAAAATGTTGATTTTTTTCAAATTTCCTCTTCAAAATACCTTCTTGAAGATTTCGGGTTTATGTTTTTAATCATCCTGAAATCTATGACTTAAGATCACCCGTTAGGATATTTTTATTCGAGGAGAGATATATCATAATACTTTTCAATTCGGAAAAAAGTTCTACTTCAACAGTTCGATCGGTCAAATTTAAGTAAACCCATCTTTAAATTTCCCCATTAGGTTGAGGTTGCTGGGCTAGGCTATTTGCTAAGATCATCGCCCCAAAGATAGAAATTTACAATTAATTAAAAAAGGAGTTTGAAAATCGCTTTATGACTGGGGAAAATCGTCTACAGACTCAAAACGGGGGTGCCTTCACCCACTATATGGAGACGGTGCATCAGCGGACCGAAACGCTTTACCAGAGTGCTAAAGACGTGCCCTGGGAGCAGCCCCAGCTGATTCTTGACTCCTTAGAAGAACTGCGCCTAGCCCTAGAAGAACTGCATGTGGCTGAAGAAGAGCTGCACCTCCAAAACGAGCAGCTGATCTCCACTCAAGAGGCATTAGAAGCAGAGCAGCGCCGCTATAAAGATCTTTTTGAATTTGCCCCCGATGCCTACCTGATCACTGATATCTATGGAGCAATTCAAGAGGCTAACACAGCGGCAGTGTCTCTGCTGTACTTAAAACAGCCGCTGCTAATCGGCAAGCCACTGGTGATTTTTCTGCCAGAGGAGCAGCGGGCCTCTTTTCGTACGGTGTTAAATCATCTGCCTACCATTCATCGAGTACAGGAGTGGGAACTAACGCTGTGCAAACGCAATGGTGCTACCTTTGAGGCAGCTTTAACGGTCGAAACGATTCGCAACAACATCGGTTCGGTAACGGGTTTGCGGTGGCTCATGCGCGATATCACCCTCCGTAAGCAGGGCGAAATGCAGCTGCGAGAGGCACGGGTCCAAAACTTGCGGCTGATCGAGGCTGACCGCCTAAAAAACCAGTTTTTGGCGACTATTTCCCACGAGCTTCGCACGCCTCTCAGCGCCATGCTGGGCTTCGCCCACCTACTACTGCGGCGACTCTCCAATCATCCTGATGCTGAGGTCGCTCATATGCTTGAGCGGATCTACTGCAACGGTAAGCATTTACTGAGCCTAATCGAAGAAATGCTTGATTTCTCCCGGCTGAAGGCCAAGGGCCTAGAACTGCACCCCGAAACCTTTGATCTAGTTGATCTGGTGATGATCACTGTGGAGGAACTGCGCCCCCTAGCTGTACAGAAATCTCTTGCTCTGGACCTGAAAACTCATCCGCTTACCCTAACTGTCAAAAACGACCGCCTGAGACTGCGGCAGATCATTGTCAATCTGGTGTCTAACGCCATCAAGTTCACAGACAAGGGCAGCATTGTACTGGAGCTTTGGGAACTGCCAGAGGGGCGGGTAGCCCTGCTAGTACGCGACACTGGTATTGGCATTGCGCCCGAGGAGCAGGACCAAATTTTCCAGGAATTTTGGCAGGTCAACCAGACTAACAACCGGCAGCACGGCGGCACGGGACTGGGGCTGGCAATTGTGCGGGCTCTGGTGCAGACAATGGAGGGCACCATTTCGGTATCAAGCCGGTTGGGGGAAGGCACTACCTTTCGAGTTGAGCTTCCTCGCCAAATTTGCAGCTCTGCTCAAAAGTAGATTGCTAGGTAGCTGTGGTCTTACGACAGATGCTCATTACAGCCTTAGAGTCTATACTGCTTCCAGAAATTTTCAGTAACAAAAGTTTTTTATGCCCCATCGCAATATTGTTGTTATCGGGGCGTCTGCAGGGGGCGTAGAAACGTCTAAAGAATTGGTTAGCTATCTGCCGCCTGACCTGGCAGCGTCTTTGTTTGTAGCGATGCACTTCCCGGCTAACAGCGTCAGCATTTTACCCAGCATCCTTAATCGCTGTGGCACTTTGCCTGCTCTTCATCCTGAAGATGGAACGGCGATTGAGCCAGGGCGTATTTACGTTGCCCCACCCAACTATCATATGGAGCTGCGTCGGAGAACCTCAGTCAGTGGGGACCAAGATGCTAGCGGTTACATTGTGCTCGACCAAGGGCCTCGTGAGAATGGCTATCGACCAGCCATTGACTTTTTGTTTCGCTCAGCAGCACGGACTTACCATCAGCGAGTTATTGGCGTTATTTTGTCGGGCATGTTGGACGACGGCACAGCTGGGCTCATGCAAATTAAGGCCAGAGGCGGGGTGGTGCTGGTACAAGACCCTCAAGAGGCGCTGTTTTCTGGCATGCCCAATAGCGCCATTGCCAATGTTAAGGCAGATGCCGTACTCCCTATCGCGAAGCTAGCGGCCCACCTCGTCGAAATCATCCATGAGACCGTGCCGGAGGAGGTTTGGGTGGCAAACGAATTGAACAACGAAAGAGAACGAGAACGGGTAGCTCAGGAAAAAAGTGCGGCAGAACAGGGAGAGCGGCCCGACTCGGCCTCTCCGTTCACCTGCCCAGAATGTGGCGGGGTGCTCTGGGAACTGCGCGATCGCAACCTGCTGCGCTTTCGCTGCCATGTCGGCCATGTCTACTCCCCCGACAGTATGCTTTCAGAGCAGGCCAATGACCTAGAGCGGGCCCTTTGGTCAGGCGTGCGAGCCCTAGAAGAAAGAGCAGCCCTGGCCCGCCGCATGGCCAATCATGCCCACGAGCAGAAGCGTTGGATCTCCGAAGCTCATTTTTTAGAGCGCGCCGAGGAAACAGCGTACCACGCCCAGCAACTACGCCAGGTGATTGCTCAACAGACTAACGGCAAGCCGAACAAGCCCGGCGATCTAGACGATCTGCTTGAGGAAGCTTAGTAGACATGACAGGACAGGAGGGTGCGGAGAGGGGGAGACGTGAGGAGTTAAGAAGGATTGGAAGATAAGCTTCCTGTTCTTTCTCTTGTTCCTGGCCCCACGTCCCCCTCTCTTTCTCTCCGGCTAGCAATGCATTAACGCGATCGCAAAAACAGCTGCGTAAAATAATAGGTATTGCCGACTTGCCACACGCCAATTCCGGTTTCTCGATATTCTGAGCGCAAGATGTTCTCCCGATGCCCTGGGCTGTTCATCCAGCCATCGACGGCTGCTGTCGCAGGTTGCGGGATGTTAGTGCTGGTATAGAGATTTTCACCTATAGCTAAGTAGGTAATACCGGCTGACTGCACCCGATCTACTAGCGTGTCGCCTCGAGGGCTGGTGTGGGCAAAAAAGCCTTCTTCGGCCATGCGGCGGCTGTAGTTGCGAGCCACCTGCGCCAATCTCTGGTTATTGCTGAGGGCGCTCAAACCCTGCTCCTGGCGAATAGCATTGATTTGCTGAGCCACCTGAGCCTCCAGTTGGGCCGTCGCCTCAGATTGGGCAGCAGCTACCGTAGGCTGGGAAGGACTAGGTTGTGAAGCGCCGGCTCCAGGTTGAGGAGAGGGGCTGGGCTGGGGAACACCCGCTCCAGGTTGAGACTGTGGAGGACTGGGTTGAGTCGGCAAGGGGCTACAGCTTGCCAACAGCCCCAAAAAGCAGCCCAGCCCAGCGACAAGAGATTTACTGTAGATTGATCTTGGCATTCTCTCCACTCTGGGCTTTCTCACCCGTTGCCAGTGCTTTGGCAAAGCCAACTGTCTTGGCGACCCAACCGGCAGGCGCATCCCAGTACTCGGCCTGCGATACGTTTATCTTAAGTAGAGCAATATCAGGCTCATCTAGTTCCTGCGGAAACCAGGCTTTCAGTTCCGGCTTCCAGAGGTCCTGCATTTTGCTCCGGTCCCTGACTATCTCTGCCTTGCCCGACATAGAGACATAGCGCTGCTGACTGGGGTCAGAAAAACTGACGTTCACCTGATCCTGCTGATCGACCTCAATTACTTTGTGGGAGCTGGCATAGGTAAAGAACCACAAATCGCCGTTAGCTTCAATATGGCCATTGATAGACATCGGACGACTGCGTAAACACCCCTCATCCACCGTCGTCAACATGCAGTAGTCAATATCCTTCACCAAGTCCCGGAGCTTTTCGATTTCCTCGGTGGAGTGGACGGCAGCAGACATAGTAAGTCCTCATTGAGTTGCGATCGCAGCCTATCGCCTGCGAGACCTCAATTCAATTGAAGAGATTCCGCAGGCGATATTTCGATCCTAGAGAAGCCTCCAGCAGTTAAGCGTCCGTCCTACGGCAGGTTGACACCCATCTGCAAATTCCTTCCATAGGAGGGTTTTAGACAACTCATCTTGCCGATCTTCATTTCCCCACGTCCTTTTACTAAGCAATCCGCGCCACTCGCTGATTCACCCGAGGCCGATTAAACCGCTCCCAAGCACTGCCGCCACGCAAAAAAAGCTCCATCCAGCGCAGAGGCTCCCCACCATCAGCCGCAGGCCAGCCAGAACTGCCAGGAGCGAAGGCCAACGTACCTTCAGGCACTTTAAAGCTGCCGTCAGAGTAGACCGCATCACTGACAATATCCCCAATTCGAATCACAACCTTAGTTTCAGGCTTTAGATCAAGGGTGTGGGCCGGAATCGTCGTTTTAATGTTGCCGTAGCCATCCACCCAAGCCACCCGATCCATAGGCACCTCTGGAATTTGCTCTGGCGTTAACGGGTCTCCTAGCAAAGCAAAGTCTTCCTGCAAAATAGCCACCGCTGCAGGCGGAAAAACATCGCGTGAGCGAAACTGAGAGCCGCCCCGAGAAACGTTGACCGTCTGCAGCACCTGAGCCTGCTGCCTGATAAAAGACAGGGTATATCCAGCGTTGACACCAACAACCTTCACCCCGTTAGGCAACAGCGCGTAGGACAATCCCTCGCCCTCATTATTGCGCCGAGCCTCCGGATCGTCCTGGCGAGGGGCGCAGTTGTGATAAATCAGCCGCTGGCTGGGGCCAGGGTTCAGGCCCAACTGGGCAATCCAAAACCCCGTAGCCAAAGTGCTAAAGGGCGGTACTGACAACAGCTGCACTTGGGCTTCGGGAAGCGCCATTAGCAACCGCTGCGTTACCTCAGAAAAGGCGGGATCTCCTGTGCCGTAGTCTGCAATGACGGAGATAAACATGCTGCCCCCAAAAGCAGTAGGTTCAACGCTAGAAACCAGGAGCGATCAGCCGCTCCCCGTGAATCTATCACGTCAAAAGCCTCTGCGATAGGAAAGAGCACTCAATTTTTGCAGAAATACCTTTGGCTCAAACTCAAGACTGCTTTGCTACTACACCCAAGGGGAAGCAGGCTAACGAGCCTCCGTACTATGCCGCTGCAAGCGAAGTAAAGCTATTCCTGAACTATACCCATGCGCTCTGCAGCGACAGAAATCTAGCTGACCAGCTCTTTGAAGTGGGCTGGCTTGATTCCTAACCACTGAGTTGTTTGCTCTATGCTCCATCTGCGGTAGTGAGCAATCGCCTGAATTTGATCCAGCGTTATATCAATAGAGCGGCTGACCATCCAGTCCTCAATGGTGTCAGGTGAAATATCAAGGCCTGTTACAGTCCCCTTTACGGCCTTGTCCCTTGCCATCTCTGCCCTCAACCACTCCACCAATGCCTGGATATTCCAGGGGTAATAGTTTTTGCCCATGCCTGTCTTGGCTGCATTCAAAAAATTACTCTCTAACCGTAGAAAAATTACTGAAGTAAGATATCCATCTTTAGTATGATCTTTTGTAAATATCAGTAGTTATAGATGATGTTTAAGCCGGTGTGGATCATGGTCGAAAACCACACGAGTCACACACCAACCCACTCAGACACTGCGTTGGGGCGTAAGAACGGTTATTTAAAGAATCTCTGCTTTAGCAGCCAGCCGCTAGCGACAAGCAGCCCAAAAAAATGTCTAGGCATCCCTCTATAGACGTAATGTTTAACGCACCCTTTTTAGAAGGAGTGTGCCACTGCTCAAGATGTCCTACCCCTAGATCGCCTCAGGGTACCCTCGTATATTTTGAAAGTTAGCCCACAGGCAGAGTTGGGTACCTTACTGCCAAGTGTTGCTTTGTGTCAGAAAAGACACATCCTCGCAATCCGGCCCACTTAAGCTGTTTTATAGAAACTATCTAACGATAGATGCCGGTTTGTGTTTCCCGCCTCTTCGCCCAGCAAAATCGCCGTATCACCCCACTACAGGTGACTCCTATGCCGTCTAGCCGCAAAGCCCTGCTCCTGACGTCCTCTCTGGCCTTTGTCAGCATTGCAGCCCTCGCCCCAATTGCTCGCGCCGCGCTTCAAGACAGTCCCAAGGCCACTCTGGATCAGGCTTGGCAGATTATCAACCGAGAATACGTTGATCCTGATTTTAATCAGGTGGACTGGGAGCAAGTTCGGCAGACGCTGCTTTCGCCCAACTATTCCTCCCAGGAAGAAGCCTATGCGGCGTTGAGAGAAGCCCTACAGCAGCTCAATGATCCCTATACTCGTTTCATGAGCCCGACCGAATTTCAGGCATTTCAAAACCAAACACGAGGAGAGCTGGTCGGAGTAGGCATGCGGTTGGCCCTTGATGGCGATACTGAGACTCTAATGGTGGTACAGCCCATCGAAAACTCCCCCGCACTAGAGGCCGGAGTGCAGGCAG belongs to Pseudanabaena sp. FACHB-2040 and includes:
- a CDS encoding PAS domain-containing protein; protein product: MTGENRLQTQNGGAFTHYMETVHQRTETLYQSAKDVPWEQPQLILDSLEELRLALEELHVAEEELHLQNEQLISTQEALEAEQRRYKDLFEFAPDAYLITDIYGAIQEANTAAVSLLYLKQPLLIGKPLVIFLPEEQRASFRTVLNHLPTIHRVQEWELTLCKRNGATFEAALTVETIRNNIGSVTGLRWLMRDITLRKQGEMQLREARVQNLRLIEADRLKNQFLATISHELRTPLSAMLGFAHLLLRRLSNHPDAEVAHMLERIYCNGKHLLSLIEEMLDFSRLKAKGLELHPETFDLVDLVMITVEELRPLAVQKSLALDLKTHPLTLTVKNDRLRLRQIIVNLVSNAIKFTDKGSIVLELWELPEGRVALLVRDTGIGIAPEEQDQIFQEFWQVNQTNNRQHGGTGLGLAIVRALVQTMEGTISVSSRLGEGTTFRVELPRQICSSAQK
- a CDS encoding chemotaxis protein CheB is translated as MPHRNIVVIGASAGGVETSKELVSYLPPDLAASLFVAMHFPANSVSILPSILNRCGTLPALHPEDGTAIEPGRIYVAPPNYHMELRRRTSVSGDQDASGYIVLDQGPRENGYRPAIDFLFRSAARTYHQRVIGVILSGMLDDGTAGLMQIKARGGVVLVQDPQEALFSGMPNSAIANVKADAVLPIAKLAAHLVEIIHETVPEEVWVANELNNERERERVAQEKSAAEQGERPDSASPFTCPECGGVLWELRDRNLLRFRCHVGHVYSPDSMLSEQANDLERALWSGVRALEERAALARRMANHAHEQKRWISEAHFLERAEETAYHAQQLRQVIAQQTNGKPNKPGDLDDLLEEA
- a CDS encoding CAP domain-containing protein — translated: MPRSIYSKSLVAGLGCFLGLLASCSPLPTQPSPPQSQPGAGVPQPSPSPQPGAGASQPSPSQPTVAAAQSEATAQLEAQVAQQINAIRQEQGLSALSNNQRLAQVARNYSRRMAEEGFFAHTSPRGDTLVDRVQSAGITYLAIGENLYTSTNIPQPATAAVDGWMNSPGHRENILRSEYRETGIGVWQVGNTYYFTQLFLRSR
- a CDS encoding pyridoxamine 5'-phosphate oxidase family protein, producing MSAAVHSTEEIEKLRDLVKDIDYCMLTTVDEGCLRSRPMSINGHIEANGDLWFFTYASSHKVIEVDQQDQVNVSFSDPSQQRYVSMSGKAEIVRDRSKMQDLWKPELKAWFPQELDEPDIALLKINVSQAEYWDAPAGWVAKTVGFAKALATGEKAQSGENAKINLQ
- a CDS encoding SAM-dependent chlorinase/fluorinase; this translates as MFISVIADYGTGDPAFSEVTQRLLMALPEAQVQLLSVPPFSTLATGFWIAQLGLNPGPSQRLIYHNCAPRQDDPEARRNNEGEGLSYALLPNGVKVVGVNAGYTLSFIRQQAQVLQTVNVSRGGSQFRSRDVFPPAAVAILQEDFALLGDPLTPEQIPEVPMDRVAWVDGYGNIKTTIPAHTLDLKPETKVVIRIGDIVSDAVYSDGSFKVPEGTLAFAPGSSGWPAADGGEPLRWMELFLRGGSAWERFNRPRVNQRVARIA